TTATTTTTTTCACAACCGTAACCTTTCAACAATCATGAAATCATTTCTGTCGAAATCCGGGGCAATTGCTGCCGGACTGCTTGTAGCAGCGGCAATCTTGAGCCCTCCGCTCCTGGCGGAAACGGCCGCAGCCGCGCCGACACCGGACGCTGTCAATGCCTTCGCCATCGACAACTTCTTCCTGTTTATTTGCGCCGTGCTGGTGCTGTTCATGCAGGCGGGATTTGCTTTGGTTGAAACAGGCCTGAACGCCGCCAAAAACACCGTGAACATCCTGTTCAAGAACCTGATGGATATGGCCATCGGCGCTATCCTCTTCTACTTCATCGGATACGGAATGATGTACCCCGGTGATGCCTTCAGCGGCGGCTTCTTTGGTTTCGGCAGCTGGGGAATCACTACTGACATGCCAGATATTGCAGCTGGCAGCCTCTATCCTGCGGTGGACTTCCTCTTCCAGGTCGCCTTTGCCGCAACAGCCGCAACGATCGTCTCGGGAGCGGTTGCCGGAAGGATGCAGTTCAGGTCTTATCTGATCTATTCAGCAGTCATTTCAGGACTTGTCTATCCCATTAGTGGCTTCTGGCAGTGGGGTGGCGGCTGGTTGAACGCCATGGGCTTCCACGATTTTGCAGGTTCGCTTGTGGTGCACGCTCTCGGCGGTTTTGCCGGTCTTGCCGGTGCCATCGTACTCGGCCCCCGTCTTGGCCGCTTCAACGAAGATGGTTCGCCGAACGCCATGCCTGGCCACAACCTCGCACTCAGCACCCTTGGTGTGTTCATTCTTCTTGTCGGCTGGTACGGCTTCAACCCCGGCAGCCAGCTTGCCATTGTCGGCGGTGACAACACGGCTGCCGTCATGAAGATTGCTGTCAACACCACCCTTGCCGCCTGCGCTGGCGCGGTTGTTGCCATGATCTTCGCCTGGGGCCTCTTCAAGAAGCCAGACCTTACCATGGCTCTGAACGGTATGCTTGCCGGTTTGGTCGCCATCACGGCAAACTGCGACGTGGTTTCCTATAATGCTTCGCTGATTATCGGTGCAGTCGGTGGTGTTCTTGTCGTGCTCGGCATCATGCTGCTCGACAAGCTCCGTATCGACGACCCGGTCGGCGCATGGCCGGTACATGGCCTGAACGGCATCTGGGGTGGTATCGCCGCCTGGATTTTCGGTGGCCAGCCTATGGTTGCCCAGATCACCGGTTCGCTCGTGATCCCGGCCTGGGGTTTCGGCACCATGCTGGTCCTGTTCCTCATCCTGAAAGCTATGGGTATCCTGCGCGTTCACAAGGATGAAGAAATGAAAGGCCTCGATATTTCAGAACATGAAGAAGAAGCTTATTATGGCTTCGATATCTACACAACCCAGTAACGCATTTAAACGGAGCCTAAGCAATGAAATACATTGTAGCAATGATCCAGCCCCACAAGCTGTCGGACGTGAAAAAAAGCCTTGCCGACGCCGGGGTTCGAAAAATGACCGTTACCAACGCTCTCGGATGCGGCGCTCAGGGTGGTTACACCGAGGTCTATCGCGGCGTCCCGAGTGAGGTCAATCTCCTGAAAAAGCTCAAGCTTGAGATCGGTATCAATGATGAATTTGTTGACACTACGGTAAAAGCAATCATAAAAGGAGCAAAAACAGGTGAGATTGGTGACGGAAAAATTTTTATATTCGACCTTCCGGAATGCATTCGGATCAGAACCGAAGAAAAAGGCAACAGCGCCATCGGTTAATCCAGCATTCTGACCTTTTCGGGAGCTTTCGTGTGGCGGGAGCTCCCGGTATGTACACACAAACCATAACACCACAGTAAACGTAAGGAGTTATTGTCAAATGAAAAAGACAGCAAAACTGATTGCACTCGCCGCAGTTCTGTTCGCAGGTTTCGGCTCAAGCAACGCAATGGCAGCTGAAGGTTTTGAGCTCGGCGCAGACATCGTCAGCAGCTATGTCTGGAGAGGTAGCGATCTCGGTGATTCCGCTGCGATCCAGCCCAGCCTTTCCTACACCTTCGAAAACGGTCTTTCCGTCGGCCTTTGGGGCTCCTATGCTCTCTCGGAAAACAGCGGAACCTGGCCTGATCCCAAGGACCGTTATAAAGAAGTTGATCTCACCATCAGCATGCCGGTTGGCCCTGTCACCCTTGCTGTAACCGACTACAACGGCGATCCTGAAGAAGGCAACACCTTCGACTTCGGTGAAAATGGCAACAACACCATCGAAATCAGCGCCAGCGGTACCTATGCAAATATCGACCTGATGGCCGCCGTGTTCGTCGCAGGCAACGACTATGACAACGCATGGTACTGCGAAGCTGGTTACCAGTTCTACGATAAGGATGGCTACACCGCCAAAGCTGTCGCAGGTCTCGGTAACGAAGGCTACTATGGTGATGGCGAAGGCAAGAAACTTGCTCTGGTCAACACCGGTATCGCTGTGTCGAAAGACCGCTACACCGCTTCGGCTATCTACAACCCGGATACCGAAAATTCTTACCTGGTCTTCATGGCCTCGTTCTAAGTGTGGAAACGTTC
This portion of the Chlorobaculum parvum NCIB 8327 genome encodes:
- a CDS encoding ammonium transporter; protein product: MKSFLSKSGAIAAGLLVAAAILSPPLLAETAAAAPTPDAVNAFAIDNFFLFICAVLVLFMQAGFALVETGLNAAKNTVNILFKNLMDMAIGAILFYFIGYGMMYPGDAFSGGFFGFGSWGITTDMPDIAAGSLYPAVDFLFQVAFAATAATIVSGAVAGRMQFRSYLIYSAVISGLVYPISGFWQWGGGWLNAMGFHDFAGSLVVHALGGFAGLAGAIVLGPRLGRFNEDGSPNAMPGHNLALSTLGVFILLVGWYGFNPGSQLAIVGGDNTAAVMKIAVNTTLAACAGAVVAMIFAWGLFKKPDLTMALNGMLAGLVAITANCDVVSYNASLIIGAVGGVLVVLGIMLLDKLRIDDPVGAWPVHGLNGIWGGIAAWIFGGQPMVAQITGSLVIPAWGFGTMLVLFLILKAMGILRVHKDEEMKGLDISEHEEEAYYGFDIYTTQ
- a CDS encoding P-II family nitrogen regulator; protein product: MKYIVAMIQPHKLSDVKKSLADAGVRKMTVTNALGCGAQGGYTEVYRGVPSEVNLLKKLKLEIGINDEFVDTTVKAIIKGAKTGEIGDGKIFIFDLPECIRIRTEEKGNSAIG
- a CDS encoding TorF family putative porin, whose product is MKKTAKLIALAAVLFAGFGSSNAMAAEGFELGADIVSSYVWRGSDLGDSAAIQPSLSYTFENGLSVGLWGSYALSENSGTWPDPKDRYKEVDLTISMPVGPVTLAVTDYNGDPEEGNTFDFGENGNNTIEISASGTYANIDLMAAVFVAGNDYDNAWYCEAGYQFYDKDGYTAKAVAGLGNEGYYGDGEGKKLALVNTGIAVSKDRYTASAIYNPDTENSYLVFMASF